Part of the Equus caballus isolate H_3958 breed thoroughbred chromosome 5, TB-T2T, whole genome shotgun sequence genome is shown below.
atgtaagatgCATTGTAAAGACTGACGCTGAAAACACTTGAGAGGAAACAGTGGGATATCAAGACCTGGGAGAAAGGAGACTAAAGGGCGTGGAATGTAGGCAAGCCGGGCACCTCTTTTCTGTGCGCGCTCCTCCACCCGCCCCATGGGCCAAAGCCTCTTCCATTCCGGCTCTCTGTTcccgcggggggcggggcggggggacaCGGGGCtccacctccccagcccagcctcctatGTCCCTTCCTTGCTGGGACTGCTCAGGGTCACACGGAGAAAGAAGCTCCAGGCCTGATGTGAGCCAAGGAAGGAACACCAGTACTTCTCCACTCCCACTACCACCCCTACACATGGACACCACATTCCAGCAGGGTGGCAGGCTTTTATTTACTTAGCAAacatttatatagcacttacCCCTGTCCCACACTTTTCTAAATGCCTTAGGAATATTAACTCATTCAAGAGTTATATTAATTCAGACAGATGCCCACCACATCCCATCCTGAGGGCTATGCAAACCGGAGCTGTCTGGGTCCCCAGAGATCCCAGCTCTTTCCTGCTCCCCCATGGGCATCCCAGGAAGAAGTGGTTGTTGGAGATGGGAAGGGGTGTCCCTGGCAAATGGGagaagctggaggcagagggctAGCTTCCTGCTGGCTAGGCATCCTGGACCCCCCACAGCAACATCATCCAGGCCCTGGGCAGTAGGGACTGCAGGGGCTGTGCCCAGAGAGCACTCCAGCCACTAACAGGAGGTAGCCTGCCCCgagggtggggagggacaggGGAGGACAGGTGCTCAGCATGTGTCGGGGCAGGAGGTAGAGAGGTTTAAGCGTTCTTGTGGCAAAGGGATGAGAGACATGTTCCTCATGCGCCCAGCCATCAGGGGGAACACGGACGCCCGAGAAACATCAGCTGAATGGACAAGGCAGAGGGGAGGCAGCCCCGGGAGGCTGGGCTAAGCCCCTTGTACAGCTGATTCCTGCGCACGGGCTTTCCTggggctgttccctctgctgggagAGCCCCTCAGCCCTTCCTTGCCTCACTCACACCACCTTTCTCTACAACaaagattctcaaactttaacatcCATCTGTAAGCCTGTTAAAACACAGTTTCCTGGGCCCCATCCGCAGAGATTCTGCTTCCATAGGCTGGATAGAGTCCATGAATTCACTTTCTAACCAGCTCACAGACGATGCCAAACCTGCCGGTCCAAGGACAGCACCTTGAGCACTGCTGCTGCAGAACAGCACTTCCCAACAGAATGTCATGGCAGAATGGAAACGTTCTCTATCTGCACAATGGTAGTGACCTCGTGGACAGTGCAGCTCTCAAGGGGCTTGCTCCTGCTCTCCTCGGCTCCCACACTCCTTCCTCACGCTCCCTAATGACCTTGACTTGAAGCTTCTTGAGAAACAGAAGCCAGCAGATGGCATTTCCTCTAAATCTATAAACTTTCCTACTGTCTGCCGTCATTCTCTACTTCATCTGAGCCCTGCGTCTGACCCTGCCACAGCACACAATGGCGCCTGCTAGAGCCGCCATGACCTCCGTGTTGCCCTGTCCAGGGTCACTGTGCAGTCACGACCCCTACTCTCTCCTACATCGCTGCCCTAAGGCTGATCAGCCTCTCCTGCCAGCTCCTCCTCCTATACTATCTTGTCTCTCCTTCTGGAAATGCTGTTTCTCCAGCTCTCATAGTTCTCTCCCCCAGCCACAAATACTGACTGACAAGGAGATGGCACCTGACCAGGGCCTGACAATCAGAGCCTTTTTCCCAAGTTGCTTTACCGTGAGTCCAGGGACAGCAAGTTCCTGGCCCTCTCTGATGGCAAAGCTGGTGGATTTGAGTCAAGAAGCCTTGCAATAAACGCTCCTTTGTGGATAATTAGTTTGGGCTGGGCTCTACCAATTGCAACATGAAGAGCCACACTTCTACTTATACTCTTCCCATGGTTTTCTTTTCCCagagaatgtaaactccatgtgGGCTGGCCTGTGTCCATCTTGTTCTCTCTGTATTGGACCTAGCTGCAGGGCAGGCATCCAAAAAGTaattgttgagtaaatgaatgagtatcTATAAAACTCAACTCAAAGTCACCTCCTGTAGTCCCCCTGTGTCCTCCCATCACCCCCTGGGCCTTCTTCTCTTATACATCTTATCACATATTATTGTATTTGTCAGCATCCCAAACCACAGTGTGGGTTCTTTAAGATCAAGTTCGATTCAAACATCTGCCAAGCTGAGATTCAGGAACTATGCTGGAAGTAAAACTGTGATTCATGTCCCAAGGTGGAGCACGGAGCTCTGCACACAGTGAGTGCATAATAgatgcttgttgaatgaacaaatgaatttgcagtttacaaagtactttctCACCATCACCTCCATTCTTCCACACCGGTAGGCAGGCAGGACTCACACCTCCACACTACAGAGAAGAAACGTGCCCAAGGCCCCACACCTCCAGTGGCGGGAGGGCAGAGCTGCAACCTGGAGGCCTAATCCCCCAACCCCGCCGCCAGCGTACCAGGATTTTTGGGCTCCTCCTCGCCCACCGGCGGTAGGACAGCCGCTGGCTTCTCCTTGGCCCCGCGATCCCCCTTTTTGGTCACTGTGCCGGACGACTTCTGGGTCGCGGGACGCGGGGCCCTGGGGGAGGCCCCCGGCGCGCTCGTCTCTCCTGACATGCTGACGCGGTTTTCAGCGACTCTGGGGACCCTCACGGGGGCGAAGAGGCAGGACGGGACTCTGTGGGGCTCGCCCTACAGGTGGCCGAATCAGGGGTCGCTATTCCGCGTCCACCGACCCGACCCACCGGCAGTGGCGTCGCCTCCGCGTCCATCTCCATGACAACCGCGCGAGGTGCGCGGGCCCGCGGGAAACAGGCAGCCGCAAAGCACACGCGGGGCCGACAGGGGGTGcggcagagtcagagaagggcgTAGGTGATCCCCAAGGGCGGAGCCGCGGAGCTAGAGCGGGTGGGAAGGGCGGGGCCAGGGCGGGGCAGGTAGGACTAGGGGAGCCAGAGGCCACAGGGGCAGGTGATCCCTGGAGGGCAAGGTCCTGCGGCCTCTGTGCAAAGGGTCAGGGCCTAGAGCGGCCCGGGACCTAGGCGGGGCAGTGGTGGAGGGACTGGAGCAGAGGGGGCGGGGCTAGGGCGAggccgggagggaggggcggggctaGGATGAGGCCCGGACGCAGCGGGAGGGGCCAGGGCGAGACCAAGGCGAAGGGGCGGGGCTAGGGCGAGACCGGGATGGAGGGGCGGGGCTTGGGCGAGGCCGAGATGAAGGGATGGGGATAGGGTGAGAccgggagggaggggaggggctagGCGAGaccgggagggaggggcggggctaGGGCGAGACcaggatggagggatggggctAGGGCGGGCAAGGAGCCGTCCAAAGTCACCCGCGAAACTGAGCACAGGAAAGCGGGGAGCCGGCCCGGCTTATGAGAGATCGCGGCAGTCAGAGGAATCTAGGAAGGGAAAGTCCAGTTGGGAGCAGATCCACTCCCCTGGGCCCACCCTCTTATTCTGTAAGGAGAGGTCTCCTGGTGGGAAAAGCCCAGAGACCCACCGAGTTGGTGTAGCGTTGGGTTTCTATTCTCGACCCCATCTATTTAGCCTCCTAGAGGTCTGGGGACTTATTAAGTCCGCTAATGAGTTAATGAGGCGGGCCAAGCTTCCTAGAAATCTTGAGTTCAAAGTCTTCAGGTAGTCTAGACCCTGACCGCTGCTGGGCCCCTACTTGAGTATACCGTCTCCTGtctgccttcctgccttcagCTTCTGCACCCCACTGCCACTCCCAACACCTTCCCGCCTTTGAGCCTTTGTGCTGTTCCCCTGTAGAAATGCCACCCTTGGGGccggcaggtggtgcagcggttaagtgcacacattctgcttctcagcggccctgggtttgccggttcccATCCCGGTGCCGACACGGctccgcttggcaaaagccatgctgtggtaggcgtcccacgtataaagtagaggaagatgggcatggatgttggctcagggccagtcttcctcagcaaaaagaagaggattggcagtagtagctcagggctaatcttcctcaaaaaaaaaaaaaagccaccctTTGGGGAAGGCTTCCACTGATAAAGTCTATTAGTTCTCAGAGCACACAACTTGCCCATCTGAGTACTTGCCAGCACTTACTGCTGGTACTTTTAATTCACTCGGCCACTCAGCTTTTtaggaacatttattgagttctacTATGTGCCAAAGGGAACCAATGTTGAGCATAAACACAGGACTCTTGCCTTCAGGGAACTTACAGtctgtgggggttggggggtagTGGCAGAGATTAATCAAAGAATCACATCCAGAAACAACATGTTACAGGGGCGCCTGGCACCCTGAGGCCTTCCGCAGGTATCTGGTGAGTGAACACAGTTGGGATCAGCGCTATGAAAGAGAGGTGCCTCCCTGAGGAGGGGATGTGGAGGATAAGTAGGCCTTAACAGGTgagtggaggaggaagagcattccagatgTGCAAAGTCCCCGCGATAGGAAGAAGCATGGCTAACAGGACCTAGAGGCCATTGTGACGGGAGTGGAGTAACAGGGAACACAGTTCAAAGTGAGGCTGAAGAGACAGGCCAGGCCAGCAGAGCCTTTAAGGCCTTCGACAGTTTTGACTCTGGCCCAAGAACAATGGAGCACCCATGAAGACTTTCAGGCAGGGGTAACCTGACCAGCTTGTGTTTTGAGCCGTTTGTTGGAAGGGTACCAAGGGAATGCGGGGAGGCCAGTTAGGCCATTGCTAGAGTTAACTGGGTTTGGGCTGTCTCTCAACTAATGGTGAGTGCCCTAGGACAGGACCTGTGCCTGGTACTCCTCTGAAATCACTCACATGCACGCAGGCGCGcgcacacccacccacccacccacccacacacacacacacacacactcacacacagggcCCAGCCTGTGAGTGCACACAAAATGTACCCCATATACATTTTTTACATCAATCTGAAATCAGAGTTACCCAGCACCATTCAGCCCACTAGTTTATATACACAGGGCCCTGGGACCTTGGGGAGCAGTGTCTTGGGGACAGGGAACACAGACTTCCTGATTACCAGTGTCTCTCTTGATGGAACTTGGGAGCCAGGCTCCCATGCCCTTTCCATTCACTTCCTCTATGAAACATGTTCATGTCTACGGCCTGCccatcctctccctgctcctggcAGGGTACAGGGGGCTCTGTCCCCAGCCGTGGGCAGCAAAGAATAGGTGTGCTGGCTTCTGTACACCATCTTGACCCCTCAACGGTCCTGGCGCCGAAGTGGGGGTGATGGAGGATGCCGTACTGGAGGCAAGTCATAGTGTCCAGGGATGTGGCTGTTCTTGGGTGAGTCGTAGTGGCCAGGGGgcaggcctggaggcaggggaggctgggagccCACAGAGTCTCGATCTGGAGACAGAGAGGGGACAGGATGAGGGGAAGGTgactcctccccttctccccactctCCTGCCATCTCCAGCTTCTTCTGCCCAAAGATGGTGCCTGGCTAGAGGCCAGTGTGTGCAGCTCCTCAGCTCCAGTGGGGGAGGCCACCTGGACCTGCCCACCTCACAGGATAGGAGGACACTTTGTCACCTGCCTTGTTCTCCACTTTTCTGGGTACCAACTCCACAACTCAGCCGCTGTACAACCACCATTTCAAATCCTCAGCCCTGAGAGGTAGGCACCACCACTCACAGGCTCTAAGAGGCAATGTGACTTTCCAGACATCATGCCAGGGATGGCACAAGTCTGACCCCAAAGGCCTTGCTCTTGCTGCCACATGATGCCGCCTCTGTATTCTCTCTCTgcatcccttctctctttctaccTCCCTTGTCCCCGTTCTCTCTAGTCCCTGCCCCAGCGGAGAAGGAGGGCTCACCATGGGTCAGAGGGCTGGGCTGCTCATAGGTGCCACTGTCTCTTTGTGGCTGGGTGTGTCGCTGCCTCTGGCTGTTTCGGAGCTGAGGAAGCTTCCTGGGGGGGGATCCTGAGGGAGGGCCTTTCATCTCCACATAGCTGCTCTCCCGGGGGCTCCCTAGCAGGCTGGGCAGGTCCCGGATGGTGGCATAGGGGTTTTCACTGCTCAAGGATGCCAtgctggcccccagcccctcttcAGAGATGGGCCCTAAGGATAGGGGAAAGAAGTCAAGCTCAGTGGAGCCACTGGCTCCTAAACCCAAGTTCAGCCCCCTCCCTTGCTTCCCGCTGTGCCCATACCTTTACTGTAGAACGGGCCTGGGCCATTGCTGTTGCTGTAGCTACAGCTGTAGCTTCGGTCTAGGCAGCTGCTACCTGGGGAAGAGGAGGCAACGTGCAATCCAACCCCAGGTCCCCTCCCTGGCTCCCGCCTCCTCTGGAACTTGGGCCCAGAACCCCCTtctgcagacacacacactcagataGAGCAGCATGCTGGGCTGCACACGTCTACCCTCACCAGAGGCCTTGGCCTCCAGCCTCCTACCCCTGTCCAGAGACCCTGGAGGGGGCTCCCGGCGGTGCTTCCAGTCAGCAGGCAGGGTGGCGTGGTTGTCATGCCCATGGGCTCCACCTGGCCGCTCAGGGGCCTGGAGGCTGGCAAAGAGCTGACCGCCTGGAACCTGATAGGGGAGGGGTAGAGTAGGGAGAGAAACATCCAAGGATAGAGCTTTCCAAAGAACCAGGTCTGCACTCCTCCCTCTGCGTCCCTTCCCCCAGCACTGACCTTGTTCGGGGGCGGGGGGTTAGGTGAGCACTGTGACAGGGTGTGATAGCTGGGGTTGGAGTAGTAGTGACTGTAGCTCGGAGGGATATCTGCATGAACAGACACAGGTGCAGCATGACCTGCCAGCTCAGAGACAGGCCCAGGCCCAAGAGAGTTGTTCTGTCCCAGGAGATCAGTAATATGCCTCTctggcctcccttcctccctctaaCTCTCCACTTCCCATCTCCTGGGTCCAGGAGGGGACGCAGGagcccccacaccccacccaccCTCAGCCTATGAGCCAGCCAGTCAtgtgtgtcccccacccccaggccagcTCACCTGGCATGACGTACTCGGAGCCATCCAGTCGCCCACTGCTGTAGGCCACTGCCAGGTGTTGGTGTTCCTTGCCTTTTTGCCAATGGCGGTAGCCAATGAACAGTGCCACCAGGGCCACCACCAGGGACCCCAGCACTGCAATGCCAATCACTGCCCCCAGCGAGTTATAGGCCACTGGAGAGGTAGGCATTATGGTGAAGGTCTCCTGGCTTCCTACGTGGGATGGGGCGGTCACTCAGGACAGCGTCCTGGCTCTGCTGGAGAGCTTGAGGTGCATGCATGGGAGAGGCCCCCGTAGGGAAGGCAGGGTGGTATGAGGGCTCGAGGTCCTGGTGGACACCCGGGCAGTTATCTGTGTCCTGGTTCCCTGGGGCCTGGAGGAGAACTCACCAATCCTGCAGGGGGCACCACTGTGCCCTGGGGGACACACACAGGCCCCAGTCTCCGGGTGGCACCTCTCTCCAGAACCACACTGGCATGCTTGGGAGCAGTTGGCACCAAATGTCCCTGGAGAACAGCCtaggagagaggcaaggaggCAGGCGGGGATCAGAGGGGCAAGGAAACTGCAGTCTGCTCCACAAACTAGGGCTCACTTGGGGACAGGGGCATGGAGTTCCTCTTCTGTTGGTACCTTCCAAGCAAAGGTGTCCAGTCCAGCCTGGGGGGCAGAAACAGCTCCCATCCTGGGGGTGGCAGGTCCCACCATGGCGACACTGGCAGGGCTGGGCACAGTTGGCTCCCCAGTGTCCTAGAGGGCATGCTGCAGGAGACAAGGTGTATGTCTGGCAGGGGAGGGCAAGCCCCTCTTGGATGAATTCTCAGCCCCTAGCATCACGAAAATCTTCTGCTCAGCTTTGGTCTCCCCAGGGACACCAAGGCTTTGAATGTTTCTGCACACTGATGATTCACAGATGCTCATGTCCAGCCCCATGTGCCCGGCTGCCTCCTCAGCATCTGCACTTGACTACCCAATAGCCATTTTGAAATAATGTGACCAGGCCCGGAAACCAAAGGCTTCCAGCACCCAGCATTGCTTAGCTCTggactttttttaaacataagaaaGAAGTGTCCCTTCTATTTAAGGCATAATTTTTGTGTATCGGAGACACTAGCAAATAATCTAATAGTAGGTGTTACCAAATTCTATGGAAAAACTCTTTGCCAAGATCCCATCCCTCTACCTCGCCTGCCGATGAGCTTATATCCAGCCTGTCTCATAGTGACAGCTTCTCATTTCcccttttcaaaatttattttactcaGTTTTTTGACTGCTCTTTTCCATGATGTTCTTCAtatatttaagtgggaaagcagccatgtataaataaataaaaataaattgaaaaatgccaaagaaaaaaaaaaagaacatatccAAAGCTGAGCTATGgtttccctcccactccccaccacgTACAAATACTGCTCTTCCCAGGCTCCCATGCAGAAGGCAGGGATATTTTTCCCTGACCTGTTCCTTGTTGCATgctcagcacctagaacagtaccCAGCATGTAGGTGATgcccaataaataaatattcgTTTATATTGTTTGTATAAGTGACTGATTCGAGGCAGGTCCAGAGGCTTTTATACCCGGGAGCAGGGGGACAGGAGCCTCGGGTCCTCAGCCCACCCTCTCGACATGCACATGTGCTCAGACACACAAGCCACCACGTACGCTGGGAGCAGTCAGGGCCCGTCCAGCCAGCAAGGCAGTAGCAGGTCCCATCCGAGGGGTGGCAGGAGGAGTGGTTCGCACACTTGCAGGGCACACAGCGTTTGCCATAGCGGCCGGGCTGACAGGCTGGGGGAAAGGGGTTTGTGGTGACTGGGGGCAGGAGCCAACCCTCAGTCAGTCCTTGACCCCACtgtctccctccatccttcccacTGCAGTAATTGGCCCAAAGATTGGAGACAGGGGAGGAGACCaagaggggagagtgggggcgcTGGCATCTGACACTGCACCCTACAGCTGGcaggcggggggaggggagggagcctcACGTCTCTGGCAGGAGGGGCCTCGGAATCCGGGTGCACACACACAATTGCCATTCTCAGGGATGCAGGTGCCCCCATTCTTGCAGGTGCAGGTGTTGCTACAGTTGACCCCCCAGAAGCCcgcagggcagggcaggtggcAGCGGGCTCCTGCGAACGCGGGGGGTAGAGTGAGCCTGACCTTGGCCCCCTCCTTCCACAGGGGTTCTTCTGGACATATGTCTGGTAGTATGCATCCCCCAACTCCCCAGTAGGCCTGCAGCCTGGACACCCAGAATGCTCACCTGTCCAGCCAGCCTGGCACTGGCAGTGCCCATGAACAGGGTCGCAGCCATCAGAGTGGTCACAGTCACAGCGACTGGCACAGCCTTCACCAAACTGCCCCTTCTTGGAGAGGGAGTGGAGGGTAGGGCAGGCCAGTCTATTGGGGGGTgctttgccctcccctcccccaggcaggCAGGCTGTTGGGCAATTACCGGGCAGGGGAGCTGGCAGTGAACCCCATGCCATCCAGGGGTGCAGGTACAGGCTCCAGTTTGGGGGCTGCAGGCTGCTTCATGGGCACACTGGCAGCTGGCATTGCAACCAAAACCCCAGGTTCCAGGCAGGCAGGGCACAGAGCAGTTACCACGCTGCCAACCTGGAAGAGGGGCCTTGCACATAGGTATGGGGACCCAGCTCCCCTCCTGAGCAAGCACACAGTGGGCATTCACTGTGCCGAGCTCTGTACTTTGAGCTGCGGGTGGGAGTAGGTTGCTCATGGCTCCATACAAGAGATAAGCATGTAAACTGTTAGGTGTTGCATAGAAGGCTAAGTGACTGCTGGTGACACACCACCACTTCTGGGTCTGGGTCTTGTGTGCCTCTTGTGCAAAATGAAGGGGAGCAGCAGACCCAAATGCTGAGAGAGTCCCCGACAGGTAACTAAATGAGTCATCCAGACCATGtggaaggcaaaagggagaagtGGGGGCTGCAGACTGGAAGGTTGCTAGATATAACAGAGAGCTGGCCAAACGGGGTATCAGAACCCAGCCGAAAGGCTGCCAACAGTGCCACCTCTGGTAGATCTTGGGTGTCCTTCGTGGCATGGCTGTTGTTTGGTTCTGTATGACTGAAAGTGAGAAATGTTCACCGAAGAGGTGCCTTCTGGCCTGGGCCTTTAAGGACAAGTAGGAGTTTTGTGgttgaagaaaagcaaaatggatattccaggaaggaaggagccTGGCTGCTTTCCCACCCTCCAGCTGTTGCCCAGTGGCTCCGCCCTTACCCTGCAGCCTTTCCCCTTGGACTTTCCTTTCTAAccgcggccccgcccccccaATCGCCCCTCCCGGAGACCCCACCCCATTACCTTCCTTGCAGACACAAGTGCCGTCGATCGGCGAGCAGGCGATGGCGTTTTCGCAAGAGCAGCGTACGGAGCAGTTGACTCCATACGTGTCCGGGGGACAGAGGCTAGCGCAGTGCGGGCCCTGAATGGGGGTGGGCGGACTAATGAGCAGGGCGGGCCGGCTCTTCGGCCTCTTCCCCCTTCCTCGCGGCGGGGCGCGCCTCACCGTGTAGCCTGGCGCGCACCGGCAGAGGCCGCTGTCGGGCTGGCAGACGCCGCCGTGCAGGCAGAGGCAGTGCTCCTGGCAGCCCGGCCCGTGCGTGTCCTGCGGGCAGCTCTCATTGCAGTGGAGACCCGCCCAGCCCGGCAGGCACGAGCACTCCCCGCTCATCGGGTGGCAGCTGCAGGCGGAGACGGGGGCGCCGCGCGGTCTGAGCCAGGGGGCAAAGGCCGACCTCCCCGACCCCGACGTGGGGTGGGAGTCGGGCATCGCCCAGTGAGGGGTCAGCAGGCAGGCTCGGCGCTGTGCGGAGAGCGCACCGAGGCCCCGCCCCTGAGGCCCCGCCCTTTTCCCTTCCTTGACATCTGTCCCGCCCTTGGATATGCCCTGACGCTTTTCGTGACTCTGGCGGCTTCAGTACCGAAGGGCACTGGCCTCTTAACCCCTTGACCACAGTGTCCCGCGGCCCACCTGAGGCTG
Proteins encoded:
- the PEAR1 gene encoding platelet endothelial aggregation receptor 1 isoform X3 — protein: MSPYERVPAHQWLGGASFKVTWTQPYFRLLQQEAPSCLRVVLASTCIHPVTGSSPLEASAMSPPLHSLLLLALGLGLAGTLNPNDPNTCSFWESYTTTTKESHTRPFSLLPSEPCDRPWESPHTCPRPTVVYRTVYRQVVKTDHRRRLQCCRGFYESSGACVPLCAQECVHGRCVAPNQCQCVQDWRGDDCSSACAPGMWGPQCDMPCSCGNSSSCDPKSGACSCPSGLQPPHCLQPCSPGRYGPACQFSCQCHGAPCDPHTGACFCPPERTGPSCEVSCHQGTVGFSCPSTHPCHNGGVFQASQRSCSCPPGWMGTICSLPCREGFHGPNCSQECRCHNGGLCDRFTGQCRCAPGYTGDRCREECPVGRFGQDCAETCDCAPGARCFPANGACLCEHGFTGDRCAERLCPDGLYGLSCQVPCTCDPEHSLSCHPMSGECSCLPGWAGLHCNESCPQDTHGPGCQEHCLCLHGGVCQPDSGLCRCAPGYTGPHCASLCPPDTYGVNCSVRCSCENAIACSPIDGTCVCKEGWQRGNCSVPCLPGTWGFGCNASCQCAHEAACSPQTGACTCTPGWHGVHCQLPCPKGQFGEGCASRCDCDHSDGCDPVHGHCQCQAGWTGARCHLPCPAGFWGVNCSNTCTCKNGGTCIPENGNCVCAPGFRGPSCQRPCQPGRYGKRCVPCKCANHSSCHPSDGTCYCLAGWTGPDCSQPCPLGHWGANCAQPCQCRHGGTCHPQDGSCFCPPGWTGHLCLEGCSPGTFGANCSQACQCGSGERCHPETGACVCPPGHSGAPCRIGSQETFTIMPTSPVAYNSLGAVIGIAVLGSLVVALVALFIGYRHWQKGKEHQHLAVAYSSGRLDGSEYVMPDIPPSYSHYYSNPSYHTLSQCSPNPPPPNKVPGGQLFASLQAPERPGGAHGHDNHATLPADWKHRREPPPGSLDRGRRLEAKASGSSCLDRSYSCSYSNSNGPGPFYSKGPISEEGLGASMASLSSENPYATIRDLPSLLGSPRESSYVEMKGPPSGSPPRKLPQLRNSQRQRHTQPQRDSGTYEQPSPLTHDRDSVGSQPPLPPGLPPGHYDSPKNSHIPGHYDLPPVRHPPSPPLRRQDR
- the PEAR1 gene encoding platelet endothelial aggregation receptor 1 isoform X7 → MSPPLHSLLLLALGLGLAGTLNPNDPNTCSFWESYTTTTKESHTRPFSLLPSEPCDRPWESPHTCPRPTVVYRTVYRQVVKTDHRRRLQCCRGFYESSGACVPLCAQECVHGRCVAPNQCQCVQDWRGDDCSSACAPGMWGPQCDMPCSCGNSSSCDPKSGACSCPSGLQPPHCLQPCSPGRYGPACQFSCQCHGAPCDPHTGACFCPPERTGPSCEVSCHQGTVGFSCPSTHPCHNGGVFQASQRSCSCPPGWMGTICSLPCREGFHGPNCSQECRCHNGGLCDRFTGQCRCAPGYTGDRCREECPVGRFGQDCAETCDCAPGARCFPANGACLCEHGFTGDRCAERLCPDGLYGLSCQVPCTCDPEHSLSCHPMSGECSCLPGWAGLHCNESCPQDTHGPGCQEHCLCLHGGVCQPDSGLCRCAPGYTGPHCASLCPPDTYGVNCSVRCSCENAIACSPIDGTCVCKEGWQRGNCSVPCLPGTWGFGCNASCQCAHEAACSPQTGACTCTPGWHGVHCQLPCPKGQFGEGCASRCDCDHSDGCDPVHGHCQCQAGWTGARCHLPCPAGFWGVNCSNTCTCKNGGTCIPENGNCVCAPGFRGPSCQRPCQPGRYGKRCVPCKCANHSSCHPSDGTCYCLAGWTGPDCSQPCPLGHWGANCAQPCQCRHGGTCHPQDGSCFCPPGWTGHLCLEGCSPGTFGANCSQACQCGSGERCHPETGACVCPPGHSGAPCRIGSQETFTIMPTSPVAYNSLGAVIGIAVLGSLVVALVALFIGYRHWQKGKEHQHLAVAYSSGRLDGSEYVMPDIPPSYSHYYSNPSYHTLSQCSPNPPPPNKVPGGQLFASLQAPERPGGAHGHDNHATLPADWKHRREPPPGSLDRGRRLEAKASGSSCLDRSYSCSYSNSNGPGPFYSKGPISEEGLGASMASLSSENPYATIRDLPSLLGSPRESSYVEMKGPPSGSPPRKLPQLRNSQRQRHTQPQRDSGTYEQPSPLTHDRDSVGSQPPLPPGLPPGHYDSPKNSHIPGHYDLPPVRHPPSPPLRRQDR
- the PEAR1 gene encoding platelet endothelial aggregation receptor 1 isoform X5, with amino-acid sequence MSPYERVPAHQWLGGASFKVTWTQPYFRLLQQEAPSCLRVVLASTCIHPVTGSSPLEVSADTGFSRFVTAVSLTCLALPQASAMSPPLHSLLLLALGLGLAGTLNPNDPNTCSFWESYTTTTKESHTRPFSLLPSEPCDRPWESPHTCPRPTVVYRTVYRQVVKTDHRRRLQCCRGFYESSGACVPLCAQECVHGRCVAPNQCQCVQDWRGDDCSSACAPGMWGPQCDMPCSCGNSSSCDPKSGACSCPSGLQPPHCLQPCSPGRYGPACQFSCQCHGAPCDPHTGACFCPPERTGPSCEVSCHQGTVGFSCPSTHPCHNGGVFQASQRSCSCPPGWMGTICSLPCREGFHGPNCSQECRCHNGGLCDRFTGQCRCAPGYTGDRCREECPVGRFGQDCAETCDCAPGARCFPANGACLCEHGFTGDRCAERLCPDGLYGLSCQVPCTCDPEHSLSCHPMSGECSCLPGWAGLHCNESCPQDTHGPGCQEHCLCLHGGVCQPDSGLCRCAPGYTGPHCASLCPPDTYGVNCSVRCSCENAIACSPIDGTCVCKEGWQRGNCSVPCLPGTWGFGCNASCQCAHEAACSPQTGACTCTPGWHGVHCQLPCPKGQFGEGCASRCDCDHSDGCDPVHGHCQCQAGWTACQPGRYGKRCVPCKCANHSSCHPSDGTCYCLAGWTGPDCSQPCPLGHWGANCAQPCQCRHGGTCHPQDGSCFCPPGWTGHLCLEGCSPGTFGANCSQACQCGSGERCHPETGACVCPPGHSGAPCRIGSQETFTIMPTSPVAYNSLGAVIGIAVLGSLVVALVALFIGYRHWQKGKEHQHLAVAYSSGRLDGSEYVMPDIPPSYSHYYSNPSYHTLSQCSPNPPPPNKVPGGQLFASLQAPERPGGAHGHDNHATLPADWKHRREPPPGSLDRGRRLEAKASGSSCLDRSYSCSYSNSNGPGPFYSKGPISEEGLGASMASLSSENPYATIRDLPSLLGSPRESSYVEMKGPPSGSPPRKLPQLRNSQRQRHTQPQRDSGTYEQPSPLTHDRDSVGSQPPLPPGLPPGHYDSPKNSHIPGHYDLPPVRHPPSPPLRRQDR
- the PEAR1 gene encoding platelet endothelial aggregation receptor 1 isoform X4: MSPYERVPAHQWLGGASFKVTWTQPYFRLLQQEAPSCLRVVLASTCIHPVTGSSPLEASAMSPPLHSLLLLALGLGLAGTLNPNDPNTCSFWESYTTTTKESHTRPFSLLPSEPCDRPWESPHTCPRPTVVYRTVYRQVVKTDHRRRLQCCRGFYESSGACVPLCAQECVHGRCVAPNQCQCVQDWRGDDCSSACAPGMWGPQCDMPCSCGNSSSCDPKSGACSCPSGLQPPHCLQPCSPGRYGPACQFSCQCHGAPCDPHTGACFCPPERTGPSCEVSCHQGTVGFSCPSTHPCHNGGVFQASQRSCSCPPGWMGTICSLPCREGFHGPNCSQECRCHNGGLCDRFTGQCRCAPGYTGDRCREECPVGRFGQDCAETCDCAPGARCFPANGACLCEHGFTGDRCAERLCPDGLYGLSCQVPCTCDPEHSLSCHPMSGECSCLPGWAGLHCNESCPQDTHGPGCQEHCLCLHGGVCQPDSGLCRCAPGYTGPHCASLCPPDTYGVNCSVRCSCENAIACSPIDGTCVCKEGWQRGNCSVPCLPGTWGFGCNASCQCAHEAACSPQTGACTCTPGWHGVHCQLPCPKGQFGEGCASRCDCDHSDGCDPVHGHCQCQAGWTGARCHLPCPAGFWGVNCSNTCTCKNGGTCIPENGNCVCAPGFRGPSCQRPCQPGRYGKRCVPCKCANHSSCHPSDGTCYCLAGWTGPDCSQPCPLGHWGANCAQPCQCRHGGTCHPQDGSCFCPPGWTGHLCLEGCSPGTFGANCSQACQCGSGERCHPETGACVCPPGHSGAPCRIGSQETFTIMPTSPVAYNSLGAVIGIAVLGSLVVALVALFIGYRHWQKGKEHQHLAVAYSSGRLDGSEYVMPDIPPSYSHYYSNPSYHTLSQCSPNPPPPNKVPGGQLFASLQAPERPGGAHGHDNHATLPADWKHRREPPPGSLDRGSSCLDRSYSCSYSNSNGPGPFYSKGPISEEGLGASMASLSSENPYATIRDLPSLLGSPRESSYVEMKGPPSGSPPRKLPQLRNSQRQRHTQPQRDSGTYEQPSPLTHDRDSVGSQPPLPPGLPPGHYDSPKNSHIPGHYDLPPVRHPPSPPLRRQDR